In Paenibacillus kyungheensis, the following are encoded in one genomic region:
- a CDS encoding alpha/beta hydrolase, giving the protein MKRTDQLDILGRKLTVYLPPSYHLSECDYPVIYVQDGGQLITHCQNYIERLFREQLLHEVILVGVHTDRRTYDYTPWPALALNPQFPAFGGQAHSYIDELADQVKPHIDQRYRTLTDAISTGIVGGSLGGLVSMFAAYWRPDIFGCVGMLSPSCWYEGVMNYIEEHSAPSADLKLYVSIGNCEGLYKQNSQQHMFQNVLSACELWQAKGFPAHQLLLEIEDGGTHDLMFMTQYFIKSLQFLFGASDTAYSGTMSCS; this is encoded by the coding sequence ATGAAACGGACAGATCAATTGGATATATTAGGACGCAAATTAACGGTATACTTACCGCCTTCTTACCACCTTTCAGAATGTGATTATCCTGTAATCTATGTACAAGATGGAGGTCAATTAATAACTCACTGTCAAAATTATATCGAACGATTATTTCGAGAACAGTTGCTACATGAAGTGATTCTAGTAGGCGTACATACCGATCGGCGTACTTATGATTATACCCCCTGGCCAGCTCTGGCTTTGAATCCTCAATTTCCTGCTTTTGGTGGACAAGCCCACTCTTATATTGATGAATTAGCCGATCAGGTAAAGCCTCATATTGATCAACGTTATCGGACACTGACAGACGCTATTTCTACAGGGATAGTCGGTGGTTCTTTGGGCGGGTTGGTTAGCATGTTTGCTGCGTACTGGCGACCGGATATATTTGGCTGTGTGGGTATGCTTTCTCCTTCTTGCTGGTATGAAGGAGTGATGAATTATATCGAAGAACATTCGGCTCCTTCCGCTGATCTCAAGCTATATGTGTCGATAGGCAATTGTGAAGGATTATACAAACAGAACAGTCAACAGCATATGTTCCAAAATGTACTATCTGCATGTGAATTGTGGCAAGCAAAAGGCTTTCCTGCACACCAGCTTCTGCTTGAGATTGAAGATGGCGGTACTCATGATCTGATGTTTATGACGCAATATTTTATCAAATCATTACAATTTCTTTTTGGTGCTTCTGATACAGCCTATTCTGGCACAATGTCTTGCAGTTAA
- a CDS encoding FecCD family ABC transporter permease: MDKDSQARYISIMSIGIVLILLIVGIGLTYGELRLSWIEMMSTLLHRSSDASHYIVIFQFRLPRIVLGLVIGATLGIAGTVVQSLTRNPLADPGILGINAGAGMFIVLFMFLIRDQIDMTGNIAIMMMPLFGIVGGLLAALLIFLLAKDQHGLNPQRLILVGIAITTGFSAVTLYASLKMNPQDFEKASAWLSGNFNSANWLFVLSMLPWIVVLLPWLLCQTRLLDVMRLGDHTLLSLGIPLRQKRSQLMFISVGLVAAGVAVSGSIGFVGLIAPHMATRLVGLAHRRALPLSGVIGALLVLIADFIGRTLFSPAQLPVGIVLSIIGAPYFVWLLSRRRQA; the protein is encoded by the coding sequence ATGGATAAAGACTCTCAAGCACGCTATATATCGATCATGAGTATTGGAATAGTGTTGATTTTGCTTATAGTGGGGATCGGTCTTACGTATGGTGAACTCAGACTGTCATGGATCGAGATGATGTCTACACTGCTTCATAGATCGAGTGATGCTTCTCATTATATTGTCATTTTTCAATTTCGCTTGCCTCGTATTGTATTGGGTCTAGTGATAGGAGCAACCCTCGGGATTGCAGGAACTGTCGTACAAAGTCTCACTCGCAACCCATTAGCTGATCCGGGGATTCTAGGGATTAATGCAGGCGCAGGTATGTTTATTGTGCTGTTTATGTTTTTGATTCGTGATCAGATCGATATGACAGGAAATATAGCGATTATGATGATGCCTTTATTCGGCATAGTGGGCGGTTTGTTAGCTGCTTTACTGATTTTTCTACTAGCCAAAGATCAACACGGGCTTAATCCACAACGATTGATTCTGGTAGGGATCGCTATCACTACAGGATTCTCGGCAGTTACGTTATATGCATCGCTCAAAATGAATCCGCAAGATTTTGAAAAAGCATCAGCCTGGTTATCTGGAAACTTTAATTCAGCGAACTGGCTATTTGTTTTATCGATGCTTCCATGGATAGTAGTATTGCTTCCGTGGTTGCTTTGTCAGACACGACTGCTAGATGTTATGCGCTTAGGTGATCATACGCTGCTTAGTCTAGGAATACCTTTGCGCCAAAAGCGTAGTCAATTGATGTTTATTAGTGTAGGGCTTGTAGCGGCTGGTGTGGCTGTATCCGGTAGTATTGGCTTTGTAGGATTAATAGCTCCTCATATGGCGACCCGGCTTGTTGGACTTGCTCATCGGCGTGCTCTTCCACTTAGCGGTGTAATCGGTGCTTTACTGGTGCTTATTGCTGACTTTATCGGACGAACTTTATTTTCGCCAGCTCAATTGCCTGTAGGGATCGTTCTTTCGATTATAGGAGCACCTTATTTTGTATGGTTATTAAGTAGACGTCGCCAAGCATAA
- a CDS encoding FecCD family ABC transporter permease, with protein MYNIYRLPAVIFWTAPVVIIFIIVISVLYGAKNISSLDVWNAIFHFDAGNVDHQIIRHSRLPRAIGALLIGAFLAMSGAVMQGITRNDLASPSLLGVLDGSVFAITLCMIFAPSIHGSSLIVVSMLGSAFGMLLVFGMSYLIPGAQSPIVLAILDTLTGMFLNGLADAIAMYFHVSQRISYWYNARLYQIDPELIQLSLPFAIVGFVIMLIIARSISALSLGEEISTGLGQRVKLIKLAAFIAVALLSGISVALAGKIAFIGLIVPHIAKMIGGTDYRRIIPLSGVLGGMFLACCDILSRFVNYPFETPIGVITALFGVPFFLYLIRCKGGSRHG; from the coding sequence ATGTACAACATTTATAGACTACCGGCAGTGATCTTTTGGACTGCGCCGGTAGTCATTATTTTCATCATTGTGATATCTGTTCTATATGGAGCCAAAAACATCTCATCTCTTGATGTCTGGAACGCTATCTTTCATTTTGATGCTGGTAATGTCGATCATCAGATTATACGTCATTCAAGGTTACCGCGCGCGATCGGTGCTTTGTTGATCGGGGCTTTTCTTGCGATGTCTGGCGCAGTCATGCAAGGGATTACTCGTAACGATCTAGCTTCCCCTTCACTACTTGGTGTATTGGATGGTTCTGTATTTGCGATTACATTATGTATGATCTTTGCACCGTCTATACATGGAAGCAGTCTGATTGTGGTATCTATGTTAGGTTCGGCTTTTGGCATGTTATTGGTATTTGGAATGTCTTATCTGATTCCAGGAGCACAGTCACCGATTGTTCTAGCTATTCTAGACACATTAACCGGTATGTTTTTGAATGGATTAGCTGATGCGATTGCGATGTATTTTCATGTATCACAGCGGATTAGTTATTGGTATAACGCTCGCTTATATCAGATTGATCCTGAATTGATTCAATTATCGCTTCCGTTTGCTATTGTCGGCTTTGTGATTATGTTGATTATCGCTCGCTCTATTTCTGCGTTATCTCTAGGCGAAGAAATATCTACAGGTCTAGGTCAACGGGTCAAACTTATCAAATTGGCAGCTTTTATAGCAGTTGCTTTGTTATCCGGTATTTCTGTGGCTCTAGCGGGAAAAATTGCTTTTATCGGCTTGATTGTTCCTCATATTGCCAAAATGATCGGCGGAACCGATTATCGCCGTATTATTCCGTTATCCGGTGTACTTGGAGGGATGTTTTTAGCTTGTTGCGATATTTTATCTCGGTTTGTAAATTATCCATTTGAGACTCCTATCGGTGTAATTACTGCTTTATTCGGTGTTCCTTTTTTCCTTTACCTGATTCGTTGTAAAGGAGGCTCACGACATGGATAA
- a CDS encoding ABC transporter substrate-binding protein, with product MKKTITSICMIATFVILAACGKPIATEGTSSSATTPVASTDSASTATRTITYLDKSYTIPAKAERIVITGSLEAMEDSILLDIHPVGAISVSGKFPPLFASITDQAESIGEKIDPNFEKILSLKPDVILGTTKFDPAILEKLQQIAPTIPYSHVATNWEENLTLLGEISGKQKQAAQEITAYKANLEKAKTTLQSTLKDKQVLLVRMREGAVCLYGPDLYFNPVLYSDLGLAIPAEVAAAKSQEAISIEQFAQMNPDVLFIQFSEDENPDATGALEDLQKNPIFQSIQAVKDGNVFVNVVDPLAQGGTAYSKIQFLQAFVDTLQSK from the coding sequence ATGAAAAAAACAATTACGTCTATATGTATGATTGCCACATTTGTAATATTGGCTGCATGTGGTAAGCCTATAGCGACAGAAGGAACTAGCTCTTCAGCAACTACACCTGTAGCTTCGACGGATTCAGCTTCTACAGCTACGCGAACGATTACGTATCTGGACAAGTCTTATACGATTCCAGCCAAAGCCGAACGAATCGTGATTACAGGTTCTTTGGAAGCAATGGAGGATTCTATTTTACTTGATATTCATCCTGTTGGCGCAATCTCTGTCTCCGGTAAATTCCCTCCTTTGTTCGCTTCGATCACTGATCAAGCAGAATCAATAGGGGAAAAAATCGATCCTAACTTTGAAAAGATTTTGTCTCTCAAACCGGATGTTATTCTCGGCACAACCAAGTTCGATCCGGCTATACTGGAAAAATTACAACAGATTGCCCCCACTATTCCTTATTCGCATGTTGCTACAAACTGGGAAGAAAATTTGACCCTGTTAGGTGAAATTAGTGGCAAGCAAAAACAAGCAGCACAAGAAATCACTGCTTACAAAGCTAATTTAGAAAAAGCGAAAACGACTTTACAAAGTACATTAAAAGATAAACAAGTATTGCTAGTTCGTATGCGTGAAGGAGCTGTCTGTCTATACGGGCCTGACTTATACTTTAATCCTGTATTATACAGCGATCTGGGGTTAGCTATTCCAGCAGAAGTTGCCGCTGCTAAATCACAAGAAGCGATCTCAATTGAACAATTTGCTCAAATGAATCCAGATGTGTTATTTATCCAGTTTTCAGAAGACGAGAATCCAGATGCTACAGGCGCTCTGGAAGATCTGCAAAAAAATCCGATTTTCCAAAGTATTCAAGCTGTCAAAGATGGCAACGTCTTTGTCAATGTAGTTGATCCTCTCGCTCAAGGTGGAACAGCGTATAGTAAAATTCAATTTCTTCAAGCTTTTGTTGATACGTTACAATCCAAATAA
- a CDS encoding AraC family transcriptional regulator, with the protein MNFPQMAPITTQATVQAHPYVLQLHHADIQHIQPQTSLSLTQIMATHMTILVLIEGECILKRENDPYPMRTDTVYLCHSGSTFALSSEHMDTQVAMLHLELYLPHPDDPRQLQSATDSQHLYFPTEATLPYASAKCQQICSAFRSTHVLHRWRAQIDAIELLFEVATAKEKCTFQQEDGLVRARNYIADHPQQAHTLEQLSQIAGLSAKHFSDVFKKTYGQSPHEYMTEIRLTQAKQLMLRSGYKLKDIAHEVGYRDEFYFSRVFKKETGISPSTYIHKRKQKVAAYASVSTLGYLLPLDIVPYAAPLHPKWSGYYLERYGADIPYHLEYGNSYQQTHTAIRQLEELKPDWIVCSHDIQAEEYTQLSQSAQMITLPAPQRGSWRTGLYQLAEQLQMNEEAKQWINTFDQHTARVRTLLTRSDGSRPTVLFVRMLHDQLYSLGSAGLLDYVYNELGIQRPHDTPADDNEEDIVTWDQLQASDVEHIGILIRQDSETLEHWHRLRQSSRWLDLPVIRQQQLHILSSSPWREYSPTALTRVREELIHYLSAKSPCAIR; encoded by the coding sequence TTGAACTTTCCACAGATGGCACCGATAACTACCCAAGCAACTGTTCAAGCACATCCTTATGTATTACAGCTGCATCATGCAGATATTCAACATATACAACCTCAGACTTCATTGTCATTAACACAGATTATGGCGACTCATATGACTATTCTTGTACTGATCGAAGGCGAATGTATATTAAAGCGTGAAAATGATCCCTACCCTATGAGAACAGATACAGTCTATCTATGTCACTCCGGTAGTACATTTGCTTTGTCTTCCGAACATATGGATACACAGGTAGCAATGCTTCATCTGGAATTATATCTGCCACATCCAGACGATCCTAGACAATTGCAGTCTGCTACCGATTCTCAACACTTATATTTTCCGACTGAAGCTACACTTCCGTATGCCAGTGCAAAGTGTCAGCAGATTTGCTCTGCTTTTCGTTCGACTCATGTGTTACATCGCTGGCGTGCTCAGATTGATGCTATTGAATTGTTGTTTGAAGTGGCTACTGCCAAAGAAAAATGTACGTTCCAGCAAGAAGATGGTCTGGTGCGTGCTCGAAATTATATTGCTGATCATCCTCAGCAAGCACATACGCTAGAACAATTAAGTCAGATTGCTGGACTTAGTGCCAAGCATTTCTCTGATGTATTTAAAAAAACCTATGGTCAAAGCCCTCATGAATATATGACTGAAATTCGTCTTACGCAGGCCAAACAGTTGATGCTTCGTTCAGGCTACAAACTCAAAGATATCGCACATGAAGTCGGTTATCGGGATGAATTTTATTTTAGTCGTGTATTCAAAAAAGAAACAGGTATATCACCTTCGACATATATACACAAACGCAAGCAAAAAGTAGCCGCTTATGCTAGTGTGTCTACACTTGGTTATCTGCTACCGCTTGATATTGTACCTTATGCTGCTCCACTACATCCCAAATGGTCAGGATATTATCTAGAACGTTACGGTGCAGATATTCCTTATCATTTGGAATATGGAAATTCATATCAGCAGACTCATACCGCTATACGACAGCTAGAAGAACTCAAGCCTGATTGGATCGTATGTTCACACGATATTCAAGCCGAAGAATATACACAGTTAAGTCAATCTGCTCAAATGATTACATTGCCAGCTCCACAACGTGGTTCATGGCGAACAGGCTTATATCAACTGGCAGAACAACTTCAGATGAATGAAGAAGCCAAGCAATGGATTAATACATTTGATCAACATACTGCACGTGTTAGAACGTTACTTACCCGTTCAGATGGTTCCAGACCTACTGTATTATTTGTGCGTATGCTTCATGATCAGTTATACAGCCTCGGTTCAGCCGGATTATTAGATTACGTCTATAACGAACTGGGAATACAGCGACCTCACGATACACCGGCTGACGATAATGAAGAGGATATAGTGACATGGGATCAATTACAAGCAAGTGATGTAGAACATATTGGTATCTTAATTCGTCAAGATTCAGAGACATTAGAACACTGGCATCGATTACGTCAATCTTCTCGCTGGCTTGATCTTCCAGTAATCCGTCAACAACAATTGCATATTCTAAGTTCAAGTCCATGGCGCGAATACTCTCCTACTGCTTTGACCAGAGTACGTGAAGAGCTAATACACTATTTATCCGCCAAAAGTCCATGTGCTATCCGTTGA
- the recQ gene encoding DNA helicase RecQ: MSVQAPVMQEAQTLLQKYFGYEDFREGQRKIVNSLLQRQDTLGIMPTGGGKSICYQIPAMVNDGVTLVISPLISLMKDQVDALTAAGIPAAYINSTLTGKEVNERIRASRRGDLKLLYVAPERLELDWFREEMNGVNITCIAVDEAHCVSQWGHDFRTSYLEISPFVNQLPQRPIVAAFTATATPEVRDDILRLLKLDDPQVFITGLGRDNLAMAVMRGTQRRDFVIDYAKSHDNESGIIYAATRKDVDDLYSRLLSSGVAAGRYHAGMSDDERDQSQEAFIYDDIRVIVATNAFGMGIDKSNVRYVIHYNMPKNMEAYIQEAGRAGRDGDPSECILLFSPQDIMTQKFLLEQNMHEGDRKHNDYRKMQQMVDYCYTTKCLRNAMLDYFHEEHSGEPCGQCSSCRDARELVDMTIDAQKIFSCIHRLRERFGVSVVAQVLKGSRNKKVLQYQFDQLPTHGLMSHLSEKEISERINVLAAEGYLLLTEGQYPVVKLQPIAAEVLKGQRKVMQRAPRPIATSASSSSGSSRSRSTSRNNDASAVNETIFEQLRLIRRELASREGVPSYIIFNDATLREMSVVEPQSEGEMLEIKGVGEVKFRKYGEPFLAFFQKESMDMHQGRYDMEEF, translated from the coding sequence ATGAGCGTGCAAGCGCCTGTGATGCAGGAAGCACAGACTTTGTTACAGAAGTATTTTGGATATGAAGATTTTAGAGAAGGTCAACGGAAGATTGTAAATAGTCTATTACAACGTCAGGATACGCTCGGAATTATGCCTACAGGTGGCGGTAAGTCGATCTGTTATCAGATTCCAGCGATGGTTAATGACGGAGTGACGCTAGTTATTTCACCGCTGATCTCACTGATGAAAGATCAGGTCGATGCACTTACAGCGGCAGGGATTCCAGCGGCTTATATTAATAGCACGTTAACAGGTAAAGAAGTGAATGAACGGATTCGAGCTTCACGTCGTGGCGACCTGAAGTTATTATATGTTGCACCCGAGCGCTTAGAACTGGATTGGTTCCGCGAAGAAATGAACGGTGTGAATATTACGTGTATCGCTGTCGATGAAGCACACTGTGTATCGCAGTGGGGTCATGATTTCCGTACCAGTTATCTTGAGATTTCACCATTTGTAAATCAATTGCCACAGCGTCCAATCGTTGCCGCTTTTACAGCAACTGCAACACCGGAAGTGCGTGACGATATTTTGCGTCTTTTAAAATTAGATGATCCGCAGGTATTTATTACAGGATTGGGTCGGGATAATCTAGCGATGGCGGTCATGCGTGGTACGCAGAGACGTGACTTTGTGATCGATTATGCCAAGTCTCATGACAATGAATCCGGTATTATTTATGCGGCTACCCGTAAAGATGTAGATGATCTGTATAGTCGTCTGCTTAGTAGTGGGGTAGCGGCTGGACGTTATCATGCCGGAATGAGTGATGATGAACGGGATCAGAGTCAGGAAGCTTTTATTTATGATGATATTCGCGTAATTGTGGCTACGAATGCATTTGGAATGGGTATCGACAAGTCTAACGTTCGGTATGTTATTCATTATAATATGCCTAAAAATATGGAAGCTTATATTCAAGAAGCAGGTCGTGCAGGTCGTGATGGTGATCCTAGTGAATGTATCCTATTATTTAGCCCGCAAGATATTATGACTCAGAAATTTTTACTGGAACAAAATATGCATGAAGGTGATCGCAAACATAACGATTATCGCAAAATGCAACAGATGGTCGATTACTGTTATACAACCAAATGTCTACGTAATGCGATGCTTGATTATTTTCATGAAGAACATTCCGGTGAACCCTGCGGACAATGTAGCTCTTGCCGGGATGCTCGCGAGTTAGTCGATATGACGATCGATGCGCAGAAAATCTTCTCCTGTATTCATCGTCTACGTGAACGATTCGGTGTCTCGGTGGTAGCGCAAGTACTCAAAGGTTCACGTAACAAAAAAGTACTGCAATATCAGTTCGATCAATTGCCTACTCATGGATTAATGTCTCATTTATCAGAAAAAGAAATCTCTGAGCGGATCAATGTACTGGCAGCCGAAGGATATCTGTTGCTAACCGAAGGACAATATCCGGTGGTAAAATTGCAACCGATCGCAGCCGAAGTGCTCAAAGGACAGCGTAAAGTCATGCAACGTGCACCACGTCCAATAGCGACTTCAGCTTCAAGTAGTTCAGGTTCTAGCCGTAGTCGTAGCACTAGCCGTAATAACGATGCTTCAGCAGTTAACGAGACAATCTTCGAGCAATTGCGTCTGATTCGTCGTGAACTGGCATCACGTGAAGGTGTACCATCTTATATTATTTTCAATGATGCAACATTGCGTGAAATGAGTGTTGTCGAACCGCAAAGCGAAGGCGAAATGCTGGAGATCAAAGGGGTCGGCGAAGTGAAATTCCGCAAATATGGCGAACCATTTTTAGCCTTTTTCCAGAAAGAAAGTATGGATATGCATCAAGGACGTTACGATATGGAAGAATTTTAA
- a CDS encoding thioesterase II family protein — MNNKIRLFTLAYAGGNAYIYNSWKKSLQPQIELIPIELPGHGHRIAEPLVSDVAVVVNDLWQQIRPYFQDHRPFAFFGHSMGSLLAFEMIHKVYTETGRYPVTSLFSGRVAPHIASRKEWSQLSDQAFIEKVITLGGIPDVILEHKELLEMIIPVLRADFRLVEQYRYNKQYEVFPFPITVLTGEQDQMTTIDIEAWSEYSSLPTTFKSYHGGHFFINTCAEQVLADIRMILLQHERSISL, encoded by the coding sequence ATGAATAATAAGATTCGATTATTTACGTTAGCGTATGCAGGTGGTAATGCTTATATTTATAATTCATGGAAAAAATCATTACAGCCACAGATTGAATTGATTCCGATTGAGCTTCCCGGTCATGGACACCGAATTGCAGAGCCTTTAGTTAGCGATGTGGCAGTAGTTGTTAACGATCTATGGCAACAGATCCGACCGTATTTTCAAGACCATCGTCCGTTTGCTTTTTTCGGGCATAGTATGGGCAGTCTTCTTGCATTTGAAATGATACATAAAGTGTATACCGAAACAGGTCGTTATCCGGTAACAAGCCTATTCTCAGGCCGAGTAGCTCCTCATATTGCCAGTCGCAAAGAATGGAGCCAACTTTCAGATCAAGCCTTTATTGAAAAAGTCATTACCCTCGGCGGAATACCGGATGTTATACTGGAACATAAGGAATTGTTGGAGATGATTATTCCTGTATTGCGTGCCGATTTTAGGCTTGTAGAGCAATATCGCTATAACAAGCAGTATGAAGTATTTCCGTTCCCGATCACGGTCTTAACCGGAGAACAGGATCAAATGACAACGATAGATATCGAAGCATGGAGTGAGTATTCATCACTTCCAACGACATTCAAATCTTATCATGGTGGACATTTCTTTATTAATACTTGCGCAGAACAGGTGCTTGCCGATATCCGAATGATTTTGTTACAGCATGAGAGGAGCATATCGCTATGA
- a CDS encoding B12-binding domain-containing radical SAM protein — protein MKVVLSTLNAKYIHTSLAIRCLKAFSEKDFDIELAEFTIKDPVMNIVSDLFQRKPDVIGFSCYIWNIEETIKVVDILKKVMPEVKIVLGGPEVSYDTEYWMKRVSNIDFIVIGEGEETFHHLLQEIEGAGKYHFVYGVAYRKGEELIMMPGRPKLDLNELPSPYRFVEDVPELAKRVVYFETSRGCPFSCQFCLSSIEVGVRYFDIERTKSDILYLIDQGAKLIKFVDRTFNIKRDYAMEMFEFLIANHNGCTFQFEITADIMRPEVLDYLAEHAPPGVFRFEIGVQSTNDPTNELVKRRQNFTKLSRTVTKIKESGNIDQHLDLIAGLPLEDYDTFRKTFNDVFALGPEELQLGFLKMLRGTGLRIDADKYQYTYMDHAPYEILSSDKLSFEDIVRLKRLEDVLEKYWNAHRMDYTLNYLLYNEFQSPFDFFQEFGNYWEAQGWQKIGHQLEDLFTHLQAFLMDRQTPRMDVVLGLMKLDYFLNHKYKPRKIWWDFTMNKDQMSSHIRHAIQQPEDFSTEFVDLKLNDKELHKHTVMEELPFRLDKILAGEPVTASEGRSLLLVAYQQNEQQKPVFFTTALSPEGAAM, from the coding sequence ATGAAAGTCGTATTATCTACATTGAACGCCAAGTATATTCATACATCACTTGCGATTCGTTGCCTAAAAGCTTTTAGTGAAAAAGACTTTGATATTGAACTTGCCGAATTTACAATCAAAGACCCGGTGATGAATATCGTATCTGACTTGTTCCAACGGAAACCGGATGTGATCGGATTTTCATGTTACATCTGGAATATTGAAGAAACGATTAAAGTGGTCGATATTCTCAAAAAAGTCATGCCAGAAGTGAAAATTGTACTCGGTGGCCCTGAAGTATCTTATGATACCGAATACTGGATGAAGCGTGTCAGCAATATCGACTTTATCGTGATTGGTGAAGGCGAAGAAACGTTCCATCATTTACTACAAGAGATCGAAGGAGCAGGCAAATATCATTTTGTCTACGGGGTAGCATACCGCAAAGGCGAAGAACTGATTATGATGCCAGGTCGTCCGAAGCTTGATCTCAATGAACTACCTTCGCCGTACCGATTTGTCGAAGATGTACCTGAACTTGCCAAGCGGGTTGTATATTTTGAAACGAGTCGTGGTTGTCCGTTTAGCTGTCAATTTTGCTTATCCAGTATTGAAGTCGGTGTGCGTTATTTTGATATCGAACGTACCAAAAGTGATATTCTGTACTTGATCGATCAAGGTGCCAAATTAATCAAGTTTGTCGATCGTACATTTAATATTAAGCGTGATTATGCGATGGAAATGTTCGAGTTTTTAATAGCGAATCATAATGGATGTACATTCCAATTTGAGATTACCGCAGATATTATGCGTCCCGAAGTGTTAGATTATCTAGCAGAACATGCACCACCGGGTGTATTCCGCTTTGAGATTGGTGTGCAATCCACTAACGATCCGACCAATGAACTGGTGAAGCGTCGTCAGAACTTTACCAAGCTTAGTCGGACAGTAACGAAGATCAAAGAATCTGGTAATATCGATCAGCATTTGGACTTGATCGCAGGATTGCCGCTTGAAGATTATGATACATTCCGCAAAACGTTTAACGATGTATTTGCTTTAGGGCCAGAAGAATTGCAATTAGGATTCCTCAAAATGTTACGCGGAACAGGGCTGCGAATCGATGCAGACAAATATCAGTATACGTATATGGATCATGCGCCGTATGAGATTCTGAGTAGTGATAAGCTGTCTTTTGAAGATATTGTACGCTTGAAGCGTCTGGAAGATGTATTGGAGAAATACTGGAATGCGCATCGCATGGATTATACGCTGAACTATCTGCTGTATAACGAATTCCAGTCGCCATTCGACTTTTTCCAGGAGTTCGGCAATTACTGGGAAGCTCAAGGCTGGCAGAAGATTGGTCATCAATTGGAAGATTTATTTACCCATTTACAAGCCTTCTTAATGGATCGCCAGACACCTCGTATGGATGTGGTACTGGGATTGATGAAGTTAGACTACTTCCTCAACCATAAGTACAAACCACGCAAAATCTGGTGGGACTTCACGATGAACAAAGACCAGATGTCCAGCCATATCAGACATGCTATTCAACAACCGGAAGACTTCTCAACCGAGTTTGTTGATTTGAAATTAAATGATAAAGAACTTCACAAACATACAGTGATGGAAGAACTGCCATTCCGTCTCGATAAAATTCTTGCCGGTGAACCAGTAACAGCTAGCGAAGGACGCAGTCTGTTACTGGTAGCGTATCAGCAGAATGAACAGCAAAAACCTGTATTTTTCACTACTGCTTTATCGCCTGAAGGGGCAGCAATGTAA
- a CDS encoding helix-turn-helix domain-containing protein, producing MHSVTDFVRNKLCDTFQCQLSDLIEYQPDQEEAENK from the coding sequence ATACATAGCGTTACTGATTTTGTTAGAAATAAATTATGTGATACATTTCAGTGTCAATTGTCTGACTTGATTGAGTACCAACCAGATCAAGAAGAAGCAGAGAATAAGTAG